In Microvenator marinus, one genomic interval encodes:
- the drmD gene encoding DISARM system SNF2-like helicase DrmD, translating into MKIDPGSAVGLQQAQFESIGGNSLTLSVFMADFQLPRVGMMATVRNRRGIITNLHPFDGKSDGILHLVTISYTDSDGVQEDQVIWEREPNATCVLPLALPAVEKSPPMLAHEYDALLRATRWGALTPFLAPEDPSKKGAEPISAPFHGAVQVEDFQLVPMLKALRMPRVSLLLADDVGLGKTIEAGLILNELLIRRRIRRVLILCPASLRDQWQQEMDEKFALSFDVIDRDETINLKKRLGMDANPWRVFPRAIASYHYLRQPNVMEEFRAATESNDPTQPSHMPWDLLIVDEAHNLMPANYGEDSDLANMLRIISPWFEHKLFLTATPHNGHTRCFTGLLEQLDPSRFHRTSDLHDKRNQGMKKRISEVVVRRLKSDINNLDLENNRPPRFADRELKSNDVNFGPGELQLFRAFESFRLALLRELPKNDMKELLAGRFSLEVLNKRLLSGPTTFADSWFRFRHGMDGSPEKDVQSANQSDVANAKRAVDREIDDDVEHERVQRFAAETTGEWFKQYYHKLKSEIETLDRSLATLGLKPVESGIVQVPTEDARFDILANFIEDRLRQDKGWRSDERLIIFTEYMTSLNYLSHRLRTRFKDHTRFHIRELFGGMQRAEREEIKLIFNDPDSGARILIATDAASEGLNLQESARLLFHWDIPWNPARLEQRNGRLDRHGQARTVEVNHFDSSAADDLKFMARVITKVHTIRNDLQTMGEVFERAFEEKFSSLTESKNALPNLDRRTAHVQKTSEAKLDLGETKSQDDVLLEEAARIGEFQDHIDLTPDSLKSTLEAALGIGTGLPRLSSSDGGRYSLNHPIPPHWNYLIDSTLRKGIADRAQSGALPRLAFDSGTMTEQVGERRVFRHRKDTVLMHLGHPLFKQTLAQFARARFPNAGVVKGEYSTTLDASRWIVRTGGVPNGMDALLLFTVEELAINKLREPLHHWVRTIEIPIKDGQLQTPMPYRPPTEVPTGESATPVQLEIARDIWTDIALDCMEFVKSLKGARSEQIKSLLKEHRPAVIKAEKQRYTERINEIKSESQSKNVDKLKADLEKETAQQALDSDSKQRRMEKIRSLEDEIKLRESHYAQLLESVKKQEEEFLKHILPNRLELDGEISIFPVAVEIRL; encoded by the coding sequence ATGAAGATTGACCCGGGGAGCGCGGTAGGTTTACAACAAGCACAATTCGAATCCATTGGTGGCAATTCTCTTACCCTGAGTGTGTTCATGGCTGACTTCCAACTCCCTCGCGTTGGCATGATGGCAACAGTCCGCAATCGTCGCGGCATCATCACCAATCTGCACCCCTTCGACGGCAAGTCCGACGGCATATTGCACCTGGTTACGATCAGCTACACCGACTCCGACGGCGTCCAAGAGGACCAAGTCATCTGGGAGCGTGAACCCAATGCAACCTGTGTCCTTCCCCTTGCGCTTCCAGCTGTCGAGAAGTCGCCCCCAATGCTCGCTCATGAGTATGATGCGCTCTTGCGCGCAACGCGTTGGGGCGCTCTGACGCCTTTCCTGGCGCCGGAAGATCCCAGCAAGAAAGGAGCAGAGCCGATCTCCGCCCCCTTCCACGGTGCGGTTCAAGTAGAAGACTTCCAGCTTGTCCCAATGCTCAAAGCCTTAAGGATGCCGCGTGTATCCTTGTTGCTCGCCGACGATGTGGGTCTTGGAAAAACCATTGAGGCCGGCCTGATCCTCAATGAGCTACTCATCCGAAGACGTATCCGACGAGTTCTAATCTTGTGCCCTGCTTCACTTCGCGACCAGTGGCAACAGGAGATGGACGAGAAATTTGCCCTAAGCTTTGATGTGATCGATCGGGACGAGACCATCAACCTCAAGAAGCGCCTTGGTATGGATGCGAATCCTTGGCGAGTCTTTCCTAGGGCTATCGCTTCTTACCATTATTTGAGGCAACCCAATGTGATGGAAGAGTTCCGTGCAGCTACGGAGTCAAACGACCCAACTCAACCTTCGCACATGCCGTGGGATCTCTTGATCGTGGATGAAGCGCATAATCTTATGCCGGCAAACTATGGCGAAGATAGTGATCTAGCGAACATGTTGAGAATCATAAGCCCTTGGTTTGAACACAAGCTCTTTCTTACCGCAACGCCACATAACGGCCATACGCGCTGCTTCACAGGTCTTTTGGAACAGTTGGACCCTAGCCGCTTTCATCGCACCAGCGATCTTCACGACAAACGGAACCAGGGGATGAAAAAACGGATCTCCGAGGTCGTGGTGAGGCGCTTGAAAAGTGACATCAACAATTTGGACCTGGAAAACAACCGCCCCCCCCGATTTGCAGATCGGGAGTTGAAGTCCAATGACGTGAATTTTGGTCCTGGCGAGCTTCAGCTTTTTCGCGCGTTTGAAAGCTTCCGATTGGCACTGCTGAGGGAACTCCCCAAGAATGACATGAAGGAGTTGCTGGCGGGTCGTTTCTCTTTGGAGGTGCTCAACAAGCGCCTACTATCAGGTCCCACAACCTTTGCTGACTCTTGGTTCCGCTTTCGCCATGGAATGGACGGCTCACCCGAAAAGGACGTTCAGAGTGCCAACCAGAGCGACGTAGCAAATGCCAAACGTGCTGTGGATCGAGAGATAGACGACGATGTCGAGCATGAGCGTGTTCAGCGTTTTGCAGCAGAAACCACGGGTGAATGGTTCAAGCAATATTACCACAAACTGAAGTCTGAGATTGAGACGCTAGACAGAAGTCTCGCCACGTTGGGACTGAAACCTGTTGAGTCAGGCATAGTCCAAGTCCCAACAGAAGACGCACGCTTTGATATTCTCGCAAACTTCATTGAGGACCGTTTGAGGCAAGACAAAGGTTGGCGTTCGGATGAACGCCTGATTATCTTCACTGAATATATGACCTCGCTGAACTATCTGTCTCACAGACTCAGAACACGGTTCAAAGACCACACACGCTTTCACATTCGCGAGCTCTTTGGCGGAATGCAACGTGCCGAACGGGAGGAGATTAAGCTCATCTTCAACGACCCAGATTCAGGAGCCAGGATTCTGATCGCGACAGACGCCGCGTCTGAAGGTCTAAACCTGCAAGAGAGTGCACGCCTGCTCTTTCATTGGGATATTCCATGGAATCCTGCGCGCCTTGAACAGCGCAACGGGCGCCTCGATCGTCATGGTCAGGCTCGAACCGTTGAAGTCAATCACTTCGATAGCAGTGCTGCAGATGACCTAAAATTTATGGCCCGGGTTATTACCAAGGTACATACCATTCGCAACGACCTCCAAACCATGGGCGAAGTCTTCGAAAGAGCATTCGAAGAGAAGTTTTCGTCGCTCACAGAATCGAAAAATGCTTTGCCAAATCTGGATCGACGGACGGCACACGTCCAAAAGACAAGTGAGGCCAAACTCGACCTGGGTGAAACCAAATCGCAAGATGATGTTTTACTGGAGGAAGCTGCACGCATCGGAGAATTTCAAGACCATATTGATCTCACCCCAGATTCACTGAAGTCAACCTTGGAGGCTGCCTTAGGGATAGGGACTGGACTTCCACGCCTATCCTCCTCCGATGGTGGACGATACAGCCTCAATCACCCCATTCCGCCTCACTGGAACTATCTAATCGACTCAACCTTGCGCAAAGGGATTGCCGACCGTGCCCAATCGGGTGCCCTTCCGCGACTGGCATTCGATTCGGGTACGATGACCGAACAAGTTGGGGAGCGGCGCGTTTTCCGGCACAGAAAAGATACAGTCCTGATGCACCTCGGCCATCCGCTATTTAAACAAACGCTGGCGCAGTTTGCACGAGCGCGTTTCCCAAATGCAGGCGTGGTGAAGGGTGAATATTCGACCACTCTTGACGCATCCCGTTGGATTGTACGGACGGGTGGAGTCCCCAACGGAATGGATGCACTTCTCCTGTTCACCGTCGAGGAGCTGGCCATAAACAAGCTCCGTGAACCGCTGCATCATTGGGTCCGAACCATTGAAATCCCGATCAAGGACGGTCAACTTCAAACCCCAATGCCGTATCGGCCGCCTACAGAGGTACCAACCGGTGAATCCGCAACACCAGTTCAACTTGAAATCGCCCGCGACATTTGGACCGATATTGCCCTGGACTGCATGGAGTTCGTAAAGTCCCTTAAAGGGGCAAGGTCAGAGCAGATCAAATCGCTTCTCAAAGAACACCGGCCTGCGGTCATCAAAGCCGAGAAGCAACGTTATACAGAACGCATTAACGAAATCAAAAGCGAGAGCCAGTCAAAGAACGTCGATAAGCTTAAAGCTGACCTCGAAAAAGAGACAGCGCAACAGGCTTTAGACAGCGACTCAAAACAGCGTCGAATGGAAAAGATTCGGTCGCTTGAGGACGAAATCAAACTGCGCGAATCTCATTACGCTCAGCTTCTGGAATCCGTCAAAAAGCAAGAAGAAGAGTTCTTGAAACACATCCTTCCCAACCGCCTTGAGCTCGATGGGGAAATCAGCATCTTTCCTGTCGCTGTGGAGATCCGACTATGA
- a CDS encoding McrB family protein, translating into MDEAKLNQLVQDLRQFPELVDTDVVQALTLCEKSLPRLAALAEGYGAECKPNYHDESTGLLTEQPAFDFDWKDSGQHAPVLLMQLYFSRHKPVGWRLRIVGSQDRGAAWSEPFLNWLETQPISKRWSNVVQDQVYLEKELGEDLTELGTELSLGLGFLNSYVIAKEQSKSATELLGKLTTQSHVAEQKLDSVVLDAKNVIFYGPPGTGKTYLTSRRAVEIIDGKRAPESYEEVMKRYRELYDRDQIAFVTFHQSYGYEEFVEGIAPDLQSDEIKYKLRDGAFKRLALLALSEGVKKVDDFDSRWMTLSAKAGDTGFNVQSKERKDYILTFDGMRFALSGNTEYPSIARDKLRKLWDQFKDRDLKELTSKDFAEHVQNFTPFWTVLNAMKELPEADVRLFSEPGQLPLTELLELAKESLAQPEALDFSNARRYVLVIDEINRGNISKILGELMTLLEPSKRLGDVQAMIVTLPSGEKFAVPPNLYVIGTMNTADRSIALMDVALRRRFRFEEMMPNVSVIVRSLLIHFEENYRDLSEENLLFVNVCVAVFEKVNQRIRFLYDADHQIGHSYFLKVKTLNDLQFVFLNEVIPLLQEYFYGAWRKIALTLANPYDDKGLPRRKDLPAKHHVISCTKLEEKSVLLVDDEDYEDQYEFAVSNEFMRDYPKDDSDLLSFFAGVAGVRIEELKKLDERFKEIEVMLDSTSEVEVSGEENDEIQRTRLAMEVNGKTYEEPYVPRFFEAVLSDVFQHASPPLPYRRSSRHFVSRDGLHPDGKAAIRPIPIQTPNGIVIVEGNYGRKDALRRLRELLTDMGISHRDPV; encoded by the coding sequence ATGGATGAAGCCAAGCTCAATCAGTTGGTCCAGGACCTCCGGCAGTTTCCCGAGTTGGTCGATACTGATGTCGTTCAAGCACTTACACTGTGTGAGAAATCGCTCCCCCGGTTGGCTGCTCTGGCGGAGGGGTATGGCGCGGAATGCAAACCCAACTACCATGATGAATCAACGGGGTTGCTCACTGAGCAGCCCGCGTTCGACTTCGACTGGAAAGACTCTGGTCAGCATGCCCCCGTCTTGTTGATGCAGCTTTATTTTAGTCGGCATAAACCTGTTGGTTGGCGCCTTCGTATCGTGGGAAGTCAGGATCGCGGAGCAGCATGGTCGGAGCCCTTTCTGAACTGGCTTGAAACTCAACCCATTTCCAAGCGCTGGTCCAACGTTGTGCAAGATCAAGTTTACTTGGAAAAGGAATTGGGAGAAGACCTGACTGAACTAGGAACCGAGTTGAGTTTAGGATTGGGATTTCTAAACTCGTATGTGATAGCTAAGGAGCAATCCAAATCCGCGACCGAGCTTCTTGGCAAGCTAACGACACAATCCCATGTCGCCGAACAAAAGTTAGATTCTGTAGTGTTGGACGCAAAGAACGTCATCTTCTACGGACCGCCTGGAACAGGTAAGACCTATCTGACATCAAGACGGGCAGTCGAGATCATTGATGGCAAGCGGGCTCCAGAGTCTTATGAAGAGGTGATGAAACGATATCGTGAGCTCTACGACCGTGACCAAATCGCGTTCGTAACTTTCCATCAATCTTACGGATATGAAGAGTTCGTCGAGGGAATTGCTCCCGACCTTCAGAGTGATGAGATCAAATACAAATTGCGTGATGGTGCTTTCAAGCGCCTTGCGCTTTTAGCGCTGAGCGAAGGGGTCAAAAAGGTTGATGATTTTGATAGTCGCTGGATGACTCTTTCGGCAAAGGCTGGGGATACCGGATTCAACGTTCAATCGAAGGAAAGAAAGGACTATATCCTGACGTTTGATGGGATGCGCTTTGCGCTCTCAGGCAACACAGAATACCCTTCAATAGCTCGCGACAAGCTCAGAAAGTTGTGGGACCAATTCAAAGATAGGGATCTGAAAGAGCTGACGTCCAAAGACTTTGCTGAACATGTACAAAACTTCACCCCTTTTTGGACTGTGCTCAACGCGATGAAAGAGCTGCCTGAGGCGGATGTACGGCTATTCAGTGAGCCTGGGCAACTACCGTTGACGGAGTTGTTAGAACTCGCCAAGGAGTCGTTGGCACAACCTGAAGCCTTAGATTTCTCCAATGCGCGTCGATACGTGCTCGTCATAGATGAGATCAATCGCGGGAATATCAGCAAGATTTTGGGGGAGTTGATGACGTTGCTTGAGCCCAGCAAACGTCTTGGTGATGTGCAAGCGATGATTGTAACTTTGCCTTCGGGCGAAAAGTTCGCAGTCCCGCCCAATCTCTATGTGATCGGGACCATGAACACGGCCGACCGGTCGATTGCGCTCATGGACGTGGCGCTGAGGCGGCGTTTCCGTTTCGAAGAAATGATGCCGAATGTATCAGTGATTGTGCGTTCTCTACTGATACATTTTGAGGAGAATTATCGCGACCTCAGTGAAGAGAACTTGCTTTTTGTGAATGTCTGTGTGGCAGTCTTTGAAAAGGTTAATCAAAGAATTCGTTTCTTGTACGACGCTGACCACCAGATTGGTCATTCGTACTTCCTGAAAGTGAAGACTCTCAATGATCTCCAATTTGTCTTCTTGAATGAAGTGATCCCTCTTCTTCAAGAGTATTTCTACGGTGCTTGGCGCAAAATCGCGCTAACCCTTGCGAACCCATACGATGATAAGGGTCTACCAAGGAGGAAAGATCTGCCGGCTAAGCACCACGTAATTTCTTGTACCAAACTTGAGGAGAAGAGCGTTTTACTCGTGGATGATGAAGACTATGAAGACCAGTATGAATTCGCGGTCTCAAACGAGTTCATGAGGGACTACCCGAAAGACGACTCAGATTTGCTTTCATTTTTCGCTGGTGTCGCAGGAGTTAGGATTGAGGAACTGAAGAAACTGGATGAACGTTTCAAAGAGATCGAAGTGATGTTGGACTCGACTTCGGAAGTTGAAGTTTCAGGGGAGGAAAACGATGAGATTCAGCGAACCCGTCTGGCTATGGAGGTTAACGGTAAAACCTATGAGGAACCCTATGTTCCGCGTTTTTTTGAAGCCGTCTTGTCTGACGTTTTTCAACATGCCAGCCCACCATTGCCGTATCGCCGCTCCTCACGACACTTTGTCTCTCGTGATGGCCTGCATCCCGACGGCAAAGCGGCAATTCGACCAATTCCCATACAAACTCCGAACGGGATCGTTATCGTCGAAGGCAACTACGGTCGAAAAGATGCGTTGCGGCGATTGAGGGAACTGCTCACTGACATGGGCATAAGCCACAGGGACCCGGTTTGA
- a CDS encoding McrC family protein produces the protein MNRLTAVEYERVYLGDEDTITGERDSSGKTLIHPKHFRTLQEFDEGHAEESKQIFQWRSKYLQPKNWIGIVQVGSLIVEILPKIYRAPKAPGTEGQETEEVFQRKNLLYMLSLSGDLPLRDRDLASQSLHKAPISETLIRLFAEQLLEQLLLGVQHGYVHQEDNLRFLRGKLKFSQHIKHNFARADRFYTVYEEFLADTPLNRIFKATCVRLRDITRRPASQERLDSCLSILDEVSLKPLIAADFDNFTENRQNARFTSLINFCRLVWEGNIATGMRGKTATFALLFDMNAVFERFVAEFMRRHVIRDFPDAQLSPQSKGLREYLLWRLNDKDERKGVLELKPDILVMCGDSPRLIIDTKWKQLATEKGNRYGVTSGDLYQLYAYATRYDCSHNILLYPWVPDVKERDYELRDDARHRISTRFVDLSMDLTQREGREKLTDYLKIIVEGAIPQEEHHASAE, from the coding sequence TTGAATCGGCTTACGGCGGTCGAGTATGAACGTGTCTATCTTGGGGACGAGGACACCATCACGGGTGAACGGGACTCGAGTGGAAAGACGCTCATTCATCCCAAACATTTTCGTACACTCCAAGAGTTTGATGAGGGGCACGCAGAAGAGTCGAAGCAGATTTTTCAGTGGCGGAGCAAATATCTGCAGCCCAAGAATTGGATCGGGATAGTTCAGGTCGGAAGCCTAATCGTTGAGATCTTGCCGAAGATCTATCGGGCTCCAAAAGCGCCAGGCACTGAGGGACAGGAAACCGAAGAAGTGTTTCAGCGCAAGAATCTGCTCTATATGCTGAGTCTGAGCGGCGATCTTCCACTCCGCGATCGCGACCTTGCCTCACAGAGCCTGCACAAAGCCCCCATCTCAGAGACGCTGATTCGGCTCTTCGCCGAACAGCTGCTCGAACAGCTTCTCCTGGGCGTTCAGCATGGATACGTCCATCAGGAGGATAATCTGCGATTCCTGAGGGGTAAGCTGAAGTTCTCGCAGCATATCAAGCACAACTTCGCCCGAGCCGACCGCTTCTATACGGTCTACGAAGAATTCCTGGCCGACACTCCCTTGAACCGCATCTTCAAGGCTACGTGCGTGCGTTTGCGCGACATCACACGCAGACCAGCATCACAGGAGCGGCTGGACAGCTGTTTGAGCATTCTGGACGAAGTCTCACTCAAGCCACTCATTGCCGCAGACTTCGACAACTTCACAGAGAACCGACAGAACGCTCGCTTCACTTCCCTGATTAACTTCTGCAGATTGGTATGGGAGGGCAACATCGCGACAGGAATGCGCGGCAAGACAGCTACGTTCGCGCTACTCTTCGATATGAATGCCGTGTTTGAACGATTTGTGGCTGAGTTCATGAGGCGGCACGTGATTCGCGACTTTCCCGATGCTCAATTGAGTCCGCAATCAAAAGGCCTCCGCGAGTACCTCCTTTGGAGGCTCAACGACAAAGACGAACGCAAAGGCGTCCTGGAGCTCAAGCCTGATATACTTGTCATGTGTGGAGACTCACCACGTTTGATCATCGACACGAAGTGGAAGCAGTTGGCCACAGAGAAAGGTAATCGCTATGGCGTGACGTCTGGCGACCTTTATCAACTCTACGCATACGCCACGCGGTACGACTGTAGTCATAACATCTTGTTATATCCATGGGTGCCCGATGTGAAGGAGCGCGATTACGAACTGAGGGACGATGCCCGTCACCGGATAAGTACGCGCTTTGTCGATCTCTCGATGGATTTGACTCAACGGGAAGGTAGGGAAAAGCTTACTGATTATCTGAAAATAATTGTGGAAGGCGCAATTCCGCAAGAGGAGCACCATGCCTCAGCCGAGTGA
- a CDS encoding macro domain-containing protein yields the protein MPQPSEPWSWSLGSVTLEVRGQSLLDAPERAWVSSEDSGFYMARNPSAISGQLRRHFPYVLDELRAQTRGEVLPPGTTLRTNGPEGRVIFHAGFHHPNDWDLSDDELVAKHASMIQRCIEDILESVAETGLESVAFPMLGTGLFHLPVSVFAETFFEAVAMFSRRTHRAVKVVLCILEPALIEEVVRFGTRALGAMVGGGEPLLREAGGHPIVQGLRHTARALADEKLQERNLLHFAEIALMTDLALFYDFEDKPPSVLLDKNGGKGECNLTFGIIRNRLEGLRIRRRIPEWAMHRYQQICSQPFQKAIGRLVGDRNDYAHNRRPRPVEDIVTDIESLFGPEVLTETWKDAETHRWIRSFPAGYGLLDGVDPVRGRCSWLIPEVRQRVHEDFEMDVQEV from the coding sequence ATGCCTCAGCCGAGTGAACCATGGAGTTGGTCCTTGGGGAGCGTGACGTTGGAGGTTCGCGGCCAAAGCCTCTTAGACGCACCCGAAAGGGCATGGGTGAGTAGTGAGGACTCTGGCTTCTACATGGCGCGGAATCCATCGGCTATATCCGGTCAGCTGCGTAGGCATTTCCCTTATGTTTTAGACGAGCTCCGAGCTCAGACGCGTGGTGAGGTATTACCACCTGGGACCACACTTCGAACGAATGGTCCGGAAGGACGCGTGATTTTTCATGCGGGGTTTCACCATCCCAATGACTGGGATCTCTCGGATGATGAACTTGTGGCCAAGCATGCGTCCATGATTCAGCGCTGTATTGAGGATATTCTTGAGTCTGTGGCTGAGACCGGCCTAGAGAGTGTGGCGTTTCCTATGTTGGGAACCGGACTTTTTCATCTGCCTGTTTCTGTGTTTGCCGAGACCTTCTTTGAGGCGGTGGCTATGTTCAGCCGGCGAACACATAGAGCTGTCAAAGTCGTCCTATGCATCCTTGAACCAGCGCTGATTGAAGAAGTTGTCCGCTTTGGTACGAGGGCGCTCGGCGCGATGGTGGGTGGGGGAGAACCACTATTGCGAGAGGCAGGAGGACACCCAATTGTGCAGGGTCTGAGGCATACTGCGCGGGCTTTGGCGGATGAAAAGTTACAAGAGCGCAATCTTCTTCACTTTGCCGAGATTGCGCTCATGACTGACCTCGCACTCTTTTACGATTTTGAGGACAAGCCTCCCTCTGTTTTGCTCGACAAAAACGGTGGTAAGGGCGAGTGCAACCTTACTTTCGGAATCATTCGAAACAGGCTGGAAGGATTACGAATAAGGCGCCGTATACCCGAGTGGGCGATGCATCGTTACCAGCAAATCTGCAGTCAACCCTTCCAGAAAGCAATTGGTCGTCTTGTAGGAGACCGTAATGATTACGCCCATAACCGTCGCCCAAGGCCAGTGGAGGATATTGTAACGGATATCGAATCTTTGTTTGGACCGGAGGTTCTCACCGAGACATGGAAAGACGCAGAAACACATAGGTGGATACGTTCATTTCCTGCCGGATATGGTCTTTTGGACGGCGTTGATCCAGTGCGCGGCCGTTGTTCGTGGTTGATTCCCGAGGTTAGGCAACGAGTTCACGAGGATTTTGAAATGGATGTTCAAGAAGTGTAA
- a CDS encoding dynamin family protein: MKQQREVFFFGTTSSGKSTLANALIGADLLPHAVQEMTAGLTRVSHSRRKSLNIAETDGACWECGSFDFRSPEQIGGRLREVMEIYHSRGDLAPPRFEINWPTRIGSRIKRRDLAISLVDTPGVRWVGDDRHSHGRTEGAVSVVVFGADETDERKQFDSLNLAMSLSDNPTNIIYVLNKVDIFLNDREPNASARQLEDRLRRMIARAESERGFTSALNRQIYKVSGRIGLLASVIEEYGGYKSWFARIKAKYFQRDAKSIEAKALEELTKYHRHLLDSEFLEDLPRATSKWTLAQRKLLVKVALQESMIDPLAKVILDTLTLLEHPFQNPRELVA; the protein is encoded by the coding sequence TTGAAACAACAAAGGGAAGTCTTCTTTTTCGGAACTACAAGTTCCGGCAAGAGCACACTTGCGAATGCGCTCATCGGGGCTGATCTTCTTCCTCACGCAGTTCAAGAAATGACTGCTGGTCTTACCCGCGTTAGCCATTCCAGACGGAAGTCTTTGAATATTGCCGAAACGGATGGTGCATGCTGGGAATGCGGTTCTTTCGACTTTCGGAGCCCTGAGCAGATCGGGGGGCGGTTACGCGAAGTGATGGAAATATACCATTCCCGAGGGGATCTGGCTCCACCCAGATTTGAAATCAACTGGCCCACCCGTATTGGAAGTCGAATCAAAAGGCGTGATTTGGCGATCTCGTTGGTGGATACACCTGGAGTACGCTGGGTGGGTGATGACCGACACTCTCACGGGCGGACGGAAGGTGCGGTGTCTGTTGTTGTGTTTGGTGCCGATGAAACTGACGAGCGCAAACAGTTTGATTCGCTCAACCTTGCTATGAGTTTGTCAGATAACCCAACGAACATCATCTATGTACTCAACAAGGTGGATATTTTTCTGAACGATCGTGAACCAAATGCGAGTGCAAGACAATTGGAGGATAGGCTGCGCAGGATGATAGCTAGAGCAGAAAGCGAAAGAGGCTTTACCAGCGCTTTGAATCGGCAAATCTACAAGGTCTCCGGCCGTATTGGGTTACTTGCTTCCGTGATCGAAGAGTATGGTGGCTATAAGTCCTGGTTCGCAAGAATCAAGGCCAAATATTTCCAACGCGACGCCAAAAGCATTGAAGCCAAGGCCCTCGAAGAACTAACGAAGTACCACAGGCACTTGCTCGACTCAGAATTCCTCGAAGACCTACCTAGAGCAACCTCGAAATGGACGCTGGCTCAGAGGAAACTGCTGGTGAAAGTCGCTTTGCAGGAATCAATGATCGACCCGCTCGCCAAAGTCATCCTCGACACGCTTACACTTCTTGAACATCCATTTCAAAATCCTCGTGAACTCGTTGCCTAA